Proteins encoded within one genomic window of Thunnus maccoyii chromosome 22, fThuMac1.1, whole genome shotgun sequence:
- the LOC121890017 gene encoding GRB2-associated-binding protein 1-like isoform X2, whose amino-acid sequence MSGAGEVVCEGWLRKSPPEKKLRRYAWKRRWFVLRSGRLSGEPDVLQYYKNQQSRRPIRTINLNLCEQVDAGLSFTKKELENSFVFDLRTEERTWYLVAESEEDMNRWVSSICLLCGFNPTDDIPERPPVSVPSSITTITSTSGTAAVTMVTGSVPPPYDPVSVRHLEPDGSIEEDYLWLSHCQSHIRPPLGSSTSLETDYSDNVYPPPSATSSSSSSSSSPSLLPKGLHPPASSSSGFRTAPWTSATMTSPLSQSLDTNMTPDLQKRAGRPRCHPSPHPRKHSLDFHLRPVAIPLGNDTHSGVHSNAHSYTPSGYQIPRPAFTPLPRPPHRPSSTPSVDSLTQAELHASTPAPPPRPPKPSAIAAQVERSAVGTGLATLPRSTSKTERRDGCVEGGGGLPRCNTVASPGRTQTGSESFYIPRSLSDRASIFEFSESFNSYFYNKGMVPLGSVCSEDDDVDENYVPMSAATTEPPVAPRVPPPSSVTSDPSVHPQDGNYVPMTPLTPSLPAHPTTAAGDLASLGRQVPPPAHMGFRNSQLTPVTPLTPPLRRHTMNTTGGVEVEAMPPPIHRNLKPQRRVKPAPLDIPPVQQDWQEVPPPVRSPVTRTFTRGPSSRRSVRPTSAHSSSPSSDSDDPDENYVAMTTSNLSFSAGEQSLRLMLHRTSEGGVSSPMLRRARGDKQVEYLDLDLHTGRSTPTRQKRCTAEGGTGDNKQAGAGEERARGGHTRVDYVVVDPKRTKALRNTREAWHDGRMSTEKEK is encoded by the exons ATGAGCGGAGCTGGTGAGGTGGTCTGTGAAGGCTGGCTGCGAAAATCACCACCAGAGAAAAAGCTACGGCGTTAT GCATGGAAGAGGCGTTGGTTTGTGCTGCGTAGCGGTCGGCTGAGCGGGGAGCCGGACGTCCTGCAGTACTACAAGAACCAGCAGTCCCGCCGGCCAATCAGGACCATCAACCTGAACCTGTGTgaacag GTGGATGCTGGTCTGTCGTTCACAAAGAAGGAGCTGGAGAACAGCTTCGTGTTCGACCTGAGGACTGAGGAGAGGACCTGGTACCTGGTGGCCGAGTCTGAGGAGGACATGAACCGCTGGGTGTCTTCCATCTGCCTGCTCTGTGGTTTCAACCCAACTGACGACA TTCCTGAGAGACCTCCTGTGTCTGTCCCATCTTCCATCACTACAATAACCTCAACCAGTGgcactgctgctgtcaccatGGTAACGGGGTCAGTCCCACCGCCCTACGACCCGGTGAGTGTGAGACACCTGGAGCCTGACGGCAGCATAGAAGAAGATTACCTGTGGTTATCGCACTGCCAGAGTCACATCAG GCCTCCTTTAGGTTCCTCCACCTCTCTGGAAACTGACTACAGCGACAACGTCTACCCTCCTCCCTctgccacctcctcctcctcctcctcttcatcctctccgTCTCTCCTTCCCAAGGGCCTCCACCCtcctgcctcctcttcctctggctTTAGGACAGCCCCTTGGACAAGCGCCACAATGACAAGCCCCCTCAGTCAGTCTTTAGACACCAACATGACCCCAGACCTCCAGAAACGAGCTGGCAGACCTCGATGTCACCCCTCCCCACATCCCAGAAAGCACTCTTTAGATTTCCACCTGCGTCCTGTGGCGATACCTCTTGGTAATGACACACACTCTGGCGTGCATTCAAATGCACACTCATACACCCCCAGTGGATACCAGATCCCCCGTCCGGCATTCACCCCTCTGCCACGCCCTCCTCACCGCCCATCTTCTACTCCCAGTGTGGACTCTCTAACCCAGGCAGAGCTCCATGCTTCCACCCCGGCTCCTCCTCCACGCCCGCCAAAGCCCTCAGCCATCGCAGCCCAGGTAGAGCGCTCAGCTGTGGGCACAGGGCTGGCCACGCTCCCCCGATCCACctcaaagacagagaggagggatggatgtgtggaaggaggaggaggcctgCCAAGGTGTAACACTGTCGCTTCACCAGGacgcacacagacag gttctGAGTCTTTTTACATCCCTCGGTCTCTGTCTGACAGAGCAAGCATTTTTGAGTTCAGCGAGAGCTTCAACAGCTACTTT tataATAAAGGCATGGTACCTCTGGGTAGTGTTTGTTCTGAAGATGATGACGTGGACGAAAACTATGTTCCCATGAGCGCCGCCACCACTGAGCCTCCCGTTGCACCAAG GGTTCCTCCACCTTCctcagtgacctctgacccctctgTTCACCCCCAGGATGGCAACTACGTCCCCATGACCCCCCTCACCCCTAGCCTTCCCGCTCACCCAACCACTGCCGCTGGTGACCTGGCGTCACTGGGGAGGCAAGTGCCCCCGCCTGCCCACATGGGTTTCCGTAACTCCCAGCTAACTCCCGTCACTCCCCTCACCCCGCCGCTCCGGAGGCACACCATGAACACTACCGGTGGGGTGGAGGTCGAAGCCATGCCCCCTCCAATCCACCGCAACCTGAAGCCACAACGCAGAG TGAAACCAGCTCCTCTGGACATCCCTCCGGTGCAGCAGGACTGGCAGGAAGTCCCGCCCCCCGTGCGCTCGCCTGTCACTCGAACCTTCACACGAGG tccATCCAGTCGTCGGTCAGTCAGGCCGACCTCAGCTCACagctcttctccctcctctgatTCGGATGATCCTGATGAGAACTACGTTGCCATGACAACCTCCAACCTCAGCTTCAGCGCTGGGGAACAG TCTTTGAGGCTTATGCTGCACCGAACCTCAGAGGGTGGAGTCAGTAGCCCGATGCTACGACGAGCCAGAGGTGACAAACAGGTGGAGTACCTTGACCTCGACCTTCACACTGGACGATCGACACCAACAAGACAG AAACGCTGCACGGCGGAGGGAGGAACCGGCGACAACAAGCAAGCCGGAGCAGGTGAGGAGCGTGCGCGTGGCGGGCATACACGAGTGGACTACGTGGTGGTGGATCCCAAAAGAACCAAGGCCCTGAGGAACACCAGAGAAGCATGGCATGATGGGAGGATGTccacagagaaggagaaatga
- the LOC121890017 gene encoding GRB2-associated-binding protein 1-like isoform X1, which translates to MSGAGEVVCEGWLRKSPPEKKLRRYAWKRRWFVLRSGRLSGEPDVLQYYKNQQSRRPIRTINLNLCEQVDAGLSFTKKELENSFVFDLRTEERTWYLVAESEEDMNRWVSSICLLCGFNPTDDIPERPPVSVPSSITTITSTSGTAAVTMVTGSVPPPYDPVSVRHLEPDGSIEEDYLWLSHCQSHIRPPLGSSTSLETDYSDNVYPPPSATSSSSSSSSSPSLLPKGLHPPASSSSGFRTAPWTSATMTSPLSQSLDTNMTPDLQKRAGRPRCHPSPHPRKHSLDFHLRPVAIPLGNDTHSGVHSNAHSYTPSGYQIPRPAFTPLPRPPHRPSSTPSVDSLTQAELHASTPAPPPRPPKPSAIAAQVERSAVGTGLATLPRSTSKTERRDGCVEGGGGLPRCNTVASPGRTQTGSESFYIPRSLSDRASIFEFSESFNSYFYNKGMVPLGSVCSEDDDVDENYVPMSAATTEPPVAPRVPPPSSVTSDPSVHPQDGNYVPMTPLTPSLPAHPTTAAGDLASLGRQVPPPAHMGFRNSQLTPVTPLTPPLRRHTMNTTGGVEVEAMPPPIHRNLKPQRRGVSITQPAERTDVQAAGELTHKTRVKPAPLDIPPVQQDWQEVPPPVRSPVTRTFTRGPSSRRSVRPTSAHSSSPSSDSDDPDENYVAMTTSNLSFSAGEQSLRLMLHRTSEGGVSSPMLRRARGDKQVEYLDLDLHTGRSTPTRQKRCTAEGGTGDNKQAGAGEERARGGHTRVDYVVVDPKRTKALRNTREAWHDGRMSTEKEK; encoded by the exons ATGAGCGGAGCTGGTGAGGTGGTCTGTGAAGGCTGGCTGCGAAAATCACCACCAGAGAAAAAGCTACGGCGTTAT GCATGGAAGAGGCGTTGGTTTGTGCTGCGTAGCGGTCGGCTGAGCGGGGAGCCGGACGTCCTGCAGTACTACAAGAACCAGCAGTCCCGCCGGCCAATCAGGACCATCAACCTGAACCTGTGTgaacag GTGGATGCTGGTCTGTCGTTCACAAAGAAGGAGCTGGAGAACAGCTTCGTGTTCGACCTGAGGACTGAGGAGAGGACCTGGTACCTGGTGGCCGAGTCTGAGGAGGACATGAACCGCTGGGTGTCTTCCATCTGCCTGCTCTGTGGTTTCAACCCAACTGACGACA TTCCTGAGAGACCTCCTGTGTCTGTCCCATCTTCCATCACTACAATAACCTCAACCAGTGgcactgctgctgtcaccatGGTAACGGGGTCAGTCCCACCGCCCTACGACCCGGTGAGTGTGAGACACCTGGAGCCTGACGGCAGCATAGAAGAAGATTACCTGTGGTTATCGCACTGCCAGAGTCACATCAG GCCTCCTTTAGGTTCCTCCACCTCTCTGGAAACTGACTACAGCGACAACGTCTACCCTCCTCCCTctgccacctcctcctcctcctcctcttcatcctctccgTCTCTCCTTCCCAAGGGCCTCCACCCtcctgcctcctcttcctctggctTTAGGACAGCCCCTTGGACAAGCGCCACAATGACAAGCCCCCTCAGTCAGTCTTTAGACACCAACATGACCCCAGACCTCCAGAAACGAGCTGGCAGACCTCGATGTCACCCCTCCCCACATCCCAGAAAGCACTCTTTAGATTTCCACCTGCGTCCTGTGGCGATACCTCTTGGTAATGACACACACTCTGGCGTGCATTCAAATGCACACTCATACACCCCCAGTGGATACCAGATCCCCCGTCCGGCATTCACCCCTCTGCCACGCCCTCCTCACCGCCCATCTTCTACTCCCAGTGTGGACTCTCTAACCCAGGCAGAGCTCCATGCTTCCACCCCGGCTCCTCCTCCACGCCCGCCAAAGCCCTCAGCCATCGCAGCCCAGGTAGAGCGCTCAGCTGTGGGCACAGGGCTGGCCACGCTCCCCCGATCCACctcaaagacagagaggagggatggatgtgtggaaggaggaggaggcctgCCAAGGTGTAACACTGTCGCTTCACCAGGacgcacacagacag gttctGAGTCTTTTTACATCCCTCGGTCTCTGTCTGACAGAGCAAGCATTTTTGAGTTCAGCGAGAGCTTCAACAGCTACTTT tataATAAAGGCATGGTACCTCTGGGTAGTGTTTGTTCTGAAGATGATGACGTGGACGAAAACTATGTTCCCATGAGCGCCGCCACCACTGAGCCTCCCGTTGCACCAAG GGTTCCTCCACCTTCctcagtgacctctgacccctctgTTCACCCCCAGGATGGCAACTACGTCCCCATGACCCCCCTCACCCCTAGCCTTCCCGCTCACCCAACCACTGCCGCTGGTGACCTGGCGTCACTGGGGAGGCAAGTGCCCCCGCCTGCCCACATGGGTTTCCGTAACTCCCAGCTAACTCCCGTCACTCCCCTCACCCCGCCGCTCCGGAGGCACACCATGAACACTACCGGTGGGGTGGAGGTCGAAGCCATGCCCCCTCCAATCCACCGCAACCTGAAGCCACAACGCAGAG GAGTTTCTATAACTCAGCCTGCAGAGAGAACAGATGTCCAGGCTGCCGGAGAGCTGACACACAAAACTAGAG TGAAACCAGCTCCTCTGGACATCCCTCCGGTGCAGCAGGACTGGCAGGAAGTCCCGCCCCCCGTGCGCTCGCCTGTCACTCGAACCTTCACACGAGG tccATCCAGTCGTCGGTCAGTCAGGCCGACCTCAGCTCACagctcttctccctcctctgatTCGGATGATCCTGATGAGAACTACGTTGCCATGACAACCTCCAACCTCAGCTTCAGCGCTGGGGAACAG TCTTTGAGGCTTATGCTGCACCGAACCTCAGAGGGTGGAGTCAGTAGCCCGATGCTACGACGAGCCAGAGGTGACAAACAGGTGGAGTACCTTGACCTCGACCTTCACACTGGACGATCGACACCAACAAGACAG AAACGCTGCACGGCGGAGGGAGGAACCGGCGACAACAAGCAAGCCGGAGCAGGTGAGGAGCGTGCGCGTGGCGGGCATACACGAGTGGACTACGTGGTGGTGGATCCCAAAAGAACCAAGGCCCTGAGGAACACCAGAGAAGCATGGCATGATGGGAGGATGTccacagagaaggagaaatga
- the LOC121889446 gene encoding uncharacterized protein LOC121889446 produces the protein MICRILLLISLTSCVCGTFVVNVTQTSYQAEENHNITLEWMFTTKPDSSSTSLNIFCELLTDVKSLILYHVHKGVESPESQDEQFAGRVQCDKDALREGRIRLHVSRLRTDDSGLYLCEVHTDYGGSSGRCRLNVTAVDQPKTQKPTVRPQPESGGRISLYVGLTAAVLAVCAGLYFAYRLCSKRHHRENVVVYENICPAE, from the exons atgatctgcaggatccttctgctcatcagcctgacctcctgtgtctgtg GAACATTTGTAGTGAATGTGACACAGACCTCCTATCAGGCAGAGGAGAACCACAACATCACACTggaatggatgtttacaaccaaACCTGACAGTTCCTCCACCTCACTTAACATCTTCTGTGAACTGTTAACTGATGTTAAATCCTTGATCCTGTATCATGTACATAAGGGTGTTGAGTCTCCAGAGTCTCAGGATGAACAGTTTGCAGGACGAGTTCAGTGTGACAAAGACGCCCTCAGAGAAGGACgaatcagacttcatgtgtccaGACTCAGGACTGATGACTCGGGTCTTTACCTGTGTGAAGTGCACACAGATTATGGTGGGAGCTCTGGCAGATGTCGCCTTAATGTCACTG CTGTTGATCAGCCCAAAACTCAGAAACCTACTGTGAGACCACAACCAGAGAGTGGGGGAAGGATCAGCCTCTACGTtggactgacagcagctgtacTCGCTGTCTGTGCTGGACTCTACTTTGCCTACAGACTCTGTTCTAAACGTCATCACAGAGAAAACGTTGTGGTATATGAAAACATCTGTCCAGCAGAATAG